Below is a window of Virgibacillus sp. NKC19-3 DNA.
AGTCATTTTAAAAATTTTCGATTTTTTATCTTTAAAATCATACAGAGATATTTCGTAATATAGAACAAACAACAGGAGTAATCGAACCGTTAAACTTTATTTTAACACAAAAAAGCAAACCGCACCCTGAAAATAATGCGGCTAATCAGAAAACTAATATCCAGTAACAGCACCAACCTTCCAGCATTATCACCACCATGCGTTACGCCATACGACGGTGCATCTCCTGGAAAGCTGGTGCAAATTTATAAATAGAGGTCTCCGAAAAACCCAGCCACGCTATTATAAAGATAACAGGGGGTACCTTTATTACACATTATGAAAAAATCGAAGATGACACTTTATCCCTTCCTATGAAATATGTCCCATTTTCGTAACCGGGCATAAATCGGGCAAGTGTCACCTTCGATTATTCAATCTCTATAAAACAAGGGTTAACCTATACTACCTTCCATTTCATGTTTGATCAGACGATTCATTTCTACTGCATATTCCATTGGAAGCTCTTTTGTAAATGGCTCAATAAAGCCCATTACAATCATGTCCGTTGCCTCTTGTTCACTAAGACCTCTACTCATTAGGTAGAAGAGCTGTTCTTCAGAGACTTTAGATACTTTTGCTTCGTGTTCCAATGAAATATTGTCATTGTATATTTCATTGTATGGAATCGTATCCGATGTTGATGAATTATCCATAATTAACGTGTCACACTCAATATTTGAGCGGGCACCTTCAGCTTTACGTCCGAATTGAACCATTCCACGGTAGGATACTTTACCACCTTTTTTGGAAATGGACTTCGAAACTATGGAAGATGACGTGTTTGGCGCCAAGTGATACATTTTTGCTCCAGCATCTTGGTGCTGACCTTTACCAGCAAGTGCAATAGAAAGTGTCATCCCACGTGCACCTTCTCCTCTTAAAAGCACAGATGGATATTTCATGGTAAGTTTGGATCCCATATTTCCATCGACCCACTCCATTGTGGCATTCGCACCGCAAGTTGCTCGTTTGGTAACCAAGTTATACACGTTGTTTGCCCAGTTCTGGATCGTTGTATAACGACAATAGGCATCTTTTTTAATGAAAATTTCTACAACTGCACTATGCAGAGAATTTGTTGTAAATACCGGTGCCGTACAACCTTCTACATAATGAACAGAGGCACCTTCATCGACAATGATCAATGTTCTTTCAAATTGTCCCATATTTTCCGAGTTTATCCGGAAATAAGCCTGTAATGGGGAAGATGTATGAACCCCTTTTGGTACATAAATGAAAGATCCACCAGACCATACTGCCGTGTTTAATGCCGCAAACTTATTATCAGCAGCTGGAATTACTTTACCGAAATATTCTTTGAATAACGCTTCATTTTCTTTCAGTGCTGTATCTGTATCTTTAAAGATAATCCCTTGTTCTTCTAATTCTTTTTCCAAGCTGTGATACACAACTTCTGATTCATATTGAGCTGATACACCAGCTAAATATTTCTGTTCGGCTTCTGGAATTCCCAGCTTATCAAATGTTTCTTTGATTTCTGCTGGAACTTCATCCCACGTTCTTCCTTGTGATTCGGAAGGTTTCACATAATAAACAATCTCATCGAAATCAAGTTCTGATAAGTCGCCTCCCCATTGAGGCATTGGTTTACTATAGAAAACATCCAGCGCTTTTAGCCGTTTATCCAGCATCCACTCCGGTTCTTCTTTTCTTTTTGAGATTTCCTCAACGACTGACTTCGTTAAGCCTCTCTCTGTGCGGAAAACCGAAACATCCTTGTCATGGAACCCATATTCATATCCTTCCATTTCAGGTATTTCTTTAGCCATAATTAAAAACCTCCTATTAGATATTCGTACTCTTTATGCTTACGTACGCTAATCCTTTGGCTTCCTACTCTCCATGAACACCTTTCTCCATTGCCTTCCATGGAAGTGTAGCACATTTAATACGCGCCGGGAATTTAGACACTCCCTGCAAGGCAGCAATATCTTCCAAGCTTTCCGTATCAACATCTTTCCCAATCATCATTTCTGAAAATACATGTGACATATCCAAGGCATCATCAAGTTTCATACCCTTTATTGCAGAAGTCATCATAGAGGCGGAAGACATACTGATGGAGCAGCCTTCCCCTTCAAATTTCACATCTTTGACACGATTATCTTCAATTTGCAATTGTAACTGTATTCGATCCCCGCATGTCGGATTATTCATGTCAACAGTTAATGTATCACCATCGATAGCTCCCTTATTGCGGGGATTCTTATAATGGTCCATAATTACCTGCCGATAAAGTGTATCTAAGTTATTCATAGGACATCACCGAAATACTCCTTCGTCTTTAAAAGTCCTTCTACCAAACGATCAACATCTTCCTTCGTATTATACAGATAAAAACTGGCTCGTGCTGTTGCTGTTACATCCAACCAGTGCATCAGTGGTTGTGCACAATGATGACCAGCACGAACAGCTATCCCTTCTGCATCGAGTACCGTCGCGGTATCATGGGGGTGAACGTCACCTAAATTAAACGTAACCAAGGCCGCTCGGTTCTCCGGGCCATATATGGTTAAACCATCAATGGTTTTCATTTGTTCCATGGCATATGAAGCTAATACTTTCTCATGATTGGTAATAGCATCCATTCCAACATCATTTAAAAAGTCTATCGCCACGCCAAGACCAATAGCCCCAGCGATAACCGGTGTTCCACCTTCAAACTTCCAAGGGAGCTCTTTCCATGTTGAATCATATAAGTTAACGAAATCAATCATTTCGCCTCCGAATTCAACTGGCTCCATTGCATCCAAATACTGTTTCTTTCCATATAGTACGCCAATCCCTGTTGGTCCACACATTTTATGACCGGAGAACGTATAGAAATCACAATCCAAGTCCTCGACATCCACCTTCATATGTGGAGCCCCCTGTGCTCCATCAACAAGAATAACGGCACCATTTTCATGTGCAATTTTTGCAACGTCCTTTATAGGGTTAACAGTACCAAGCACATTAGAAACATGGCTAATGGCCACAATTTTAGTATTGGAAGTAACCGTTTCGCGTACATCTTCAAGTGAAACGGTACCATCCCTTTGTAGGGGTATATATTTCAATGTTGCCCCAGTGGCTTTTGCTGTCTGTTGCCATGGAATAATGTTACTGTGATGTTCCATTGGCGTGATCACAATTTCATCCCCGGGGCCTGTATTTTCACGTCCATAGCTGTAAGCAACGGTATTAATTCCTGTTGTTGTTCCACGGTTGAAAATAACTTCAGCAGTACTCCCCGCGTTAATAAAGCGGCGTACTTTATCGCGGGCGCCTTCATACTTATCTGTTGCCCTTGAGCCCAGTGTGTGAACCCCCCGGTGCACATTCGAATTGTCCTCACGATAATATGCATCAACCGCACGAATGACAGATTCAGGCTTCTGGGAAGTCGCGGATGAATCTAAATATACTAAAGGATGTCCATTAACTTCCTGATCTAATATCGGAAATTGCTGCCTGATGGCTCCTACATCCATTAGTATACCTTCCTTTCAATGAGTTGAGTTAATTGCTCTCGAACAGATTCAATCGGCAATTGATTAACAACTGGTGCAAGGAATCCAAAAATAACCAAACGCTCTGCTTCCGCTCTCGAAATCCCACGGCTCATTAAATAATACAATTGTACCGGATCAACGCGACCAACAGATGCTGCGTGACCAGCTTCAACATCATCTTCATCAATTAAAAGAATGGGGTTTGCGTCACCACGTGCTTTTTCACTCAGCATTAACACTCGTGATTCCTGTTCCGCGTTAGACCTTGATGCTCCATGCTCAATTTTCCCGATTCCATTAAAAATGGATGAGGCTTTATCTTTCATTACACCGTGCTGTAATATATGAGCTTCTGTATCTTTTCCAAAATGAACACTTTTCGTTGTAATATTCTGGATTAGACTTCCGCGACCTACGGTAACGGTTTTCGTATGACCTGTTGAATTGTCACCAATTAAGTGTGTAATATTTTCAAAAACCGTATTTCCATCGTTCATTTCACCTATTGCCCAATCGATAGATGCATCCCGGTATGCTGCCCCGCGACGGTTCGTGTAGGTTGTTGTTCCAGCTGCAAAATTATCGACACCACCAAATGAAACCTTAGCATTGTCTAGGGCGATAACTTCTGTAACTACATTAGCGATTGTTTCCTGTTCATGATTATGGGAGATATAATTCTCTACATAAGTTAACGAACTACTCTGTTCCGCTACAATCAGTACATGGTTAAACAAGGCCACCTCTGGATCTTCCTGCCAAAAGATTGTCTGTATAGGGGCTTCTATTTCAACGTTTTTTGGAACATAAACAAAGATTCCACCATTCATCAATGCAGCATGCAATGCAGTCAAACGATGCTCATCAACGGAAACAGCATCTTTCATATAATATTTTTTCACTAAGTCTCCATGTTGTTGGAGTGCTGTGAAAATATCGGTAAAAATTACCCCTTTATCTTTTAATTCCTGGTTGAGAGACGCATATGCAACCGAGTTATTACGCTGAATGAATAAGTTTTCCGGTGCATTATCCTGATCAAGAAAATCCTGTATTTCGGATGGCAAATCATTAATGGATGAAATGGATTCACCTTCTGCCGTATGTTTAAAGCGACTGAAATTCCATTTGCCTATCTTTGTTTTTTCAGGTTTAGGCATTTCAAGCGTATCTGTCAGTTCTAGAGCTTGAAGGCGTAAGGAACGCATCCATTCCGGTTCATTTCTAGCTTGAGAAAACTGTTCAATATAGTCTTTGTCATATGGTCGTTTTGTTTCTACAGTCATCTTACCCCTCCTAACGTTTAAGCTTCTTGGCCTTCGCCTACGGTTTCGTCTTCAATGCCTAGTTCTTCTTTAATCCACTCATAACCTTCAGATTCCAATCGCTGCGCAAGTTCTGGTCCACCTGATTTAACAACGCGACCTTGCATCATAACGTGTACCTGATCCGGTGTGATATAATTTAACAAACGTTGATAGTGTGTAATGATTAAGCAACCGAAATTATCATCACGTAGTTTATTAATCCCTTTGGAAACGACTTTTAATGCGTCAATATCCAGTCCTGAGTCAATTTCATCCAAAATGGCAATTTCCGGTTTCAATAACATTAATTGAAGAATTTCATTACGTTTCTTTTCTCCGCCTGAGAATCCCTCGTTTAAATAACGTTGTGCCATGTTTCTGTCGATTTCAAGGAAATCCAACGCATTGTCCATTTCTTTAATAAATTTCATTAAAGGAATTTCGTCACCTTCCGCGCGACGTGAATTAATCGAAGAGCGTAAGAAATCAGATGTT
It encodes the following:
- a CDS encoding cysteine desulfurase, giving the protein MDVGAIRQQFPILDQEVNGHPLVYLDSSATSQKPESVIRAVDAYYREDNSNVHRGVHTLGSRATDKYEGARDKVRRFINAGSTAEVIFNRGTTTGINTVAYSYGRENTGPGDEIVITPMEHHSNIIPWQQTAKATGATLKYIPLQRDGTVSLEDVRETVTSNTKIVAISHVSNVLGTVNPIKDVAKIAHENGAVILVDGAQGAPHMKVDVEDLDCDFYTFSGHKMCGPTGIGVLYGKKQYLDAMEPVEFGGEMIDFVNLYDSTWKELPWKFEGGTPVIAGAIGLGVAIDFLNDVGMDAITNHEKVLASYAMEQMKTIDGLTIYGPENRAALVTFNLGDVHPHDTATVLDAEGIAVRAGHHCAQPLMHWLDVTATARASFYLYNTKEDVDRLVEGLLKTKEYFGDVL
- the sufD gene encoding Fe-S cluster assembly protein SufD; the encoded protein is MTVETKRPYDKDYIEQFSQARNEPEWMRSLRLQALELTDTLEMPKPEKTKIGKWNFSRFKHTAEGESISSINDLPSEIQDFLDQDNAPENLFIQRNNSVAYASLNQELKDKGVIFTDIFTALQQHGDLVKKYYMKDAVSVDEHRLTALHAALMNGGIFVYVPKNVEIEAPIQTIFWQEDPEVALFNHVLIVAEQSSSLTYVENYISHNHEQETIANVVTEVIALDNAKVSFGGVDNFAAGTTTYTNRRGAAYRDASIDWAIGEMNDGNTVFENITHLIGDNSTGHTKTVTVGRGSLIQNITTKSVHFGKDTEAHILQHGVMKDKASSIFNGIGKIEHGASRSNAEQESRVLMLSEKARGDANPILLIDEDDVEAGHAASVGRVDPVQLYYLMSRGISRAEAERLVIFGFLAPVVNQLPIESVREQLTQLIERKVY
- the sufU gene encoding Fe-S cluster assembly sulfur transfer protein SufU, translated to MNNLDTLYRQVIMDHYKNPRNKGAIDGDTLTVDMNNPTCGDRIQLQLQIEDNRVKDVKFEGEGCSISMSSASMMTSAIKGMKLDDALDMSHVFSEMMIGKDVDTESLEDIAALQGVSKFPARIKCATLPWKAMEKGVHGE
- the sufB gene encoding Fe-S cluster assembly protein SufB, which produces MAKEIPEMEGYEYGFHDKDVSVFRTERGLTKSVVEEISKRKEEPEWMLDKRLKALDVFYSKPMPQWGGDLSELDFDEIVYYVKPSESQGRTWDEVPAEIKETFDKLGIPEAEQKYLAGVSAQYESEVVYHSLEKELEEQGIIFKDTDTALKENEALFKEYFGKVIPAADNKFAALNTAVWSGGSFIYVPKGVHTSSPLQAYFRINSENMGQFERTLIIVDEGASVHYVEGCTAPVFTTNSLHSAVVEIFIKKDAYCRYTTIQNWANNVYNLVTKRATCGANATMEWVDGNMGSKLTMKYPSVLLRGEGARGMTLSIALAGKGQHQDAGAKMYHLAPNTSSSIVSKSISKKGGKVSYRGMVQFGRKAEGARSNIECDTLIMDNSSTSDTIPYNEIYNDNISLEHEAKVSKVSEEQLFYLMSRGLSEQEATDMIVMGFIEPFTKELPMEYAVEMNRLIKHEMEGSIG
- the sufC gene encoding Fe-S cluster assembly ATPase SufC → MAGSTLEIKNLHVTIEGNEILKGVNLTINGGEFHAVMGPNGTGKSTLASAIMGHPKFEITEGSVHLDGEDVLAMEVDERARAGLFLGMQYPSEISGVTTSDFLRSSINSRRAEGDEIPLMKFIKEMDNALDFLEIDRNMAQRYLNEGFSGGEKKRNEILQLMLLKPEIAILDEIDSGLDIDALKVVSKGINKLRDDNFGCLIITHYQRLLNYITPDQVHVMMQGRVVKSGGPELAQRLESEGYEWIKEELGIEDETVGEGQEA